One window from the genome of Spirosoma rhododendri encodes:
- a CDS encoding OmpH family outer membrane protein, with protein MNKTLVMAFAAALLAGGLNAQAQTTAAPATTASAAVKLGYTNIDYILGQTPEAKDIQNQLTIQRTQSENELKRMQKELEDKYGAYQKGAEQMSEVIRKDRETELQGLQTRIQEFGRTAEQSLQTKYGQLVNPVVQKIQKAIDAVAKENAYTYVFNLDAGANTTPILLVAPEENNITELVLRKMGIDPSKIAAPAANKPATTGTGSAAAPAATPKKNK; from the coding sequence ATGAACAAGACACTCGTTATGGCGTTCGCAGCCGCTTTGCTGGCTGGTGGTCTGAACGCTCAGGCTCAAACAACGGCAGCCCCCGCCACGACGGCCTCGGCAGCCGTAAAGCTGGGCTATACGAATATCGATTATATTCTCGGCCAGACACCCGAAGCTAAAGACATACAAAACCAGTTGACCATTCAGCGGACGCAGTCGGAAAACGAACTGAAGCGGATGCAGAAAGAACTGGAAGACAAGTATGGCGCTTACCAGAAAGGGGCTGAGCAGATGTCGGAGGTAATCCGCAAAGACCGCGAAACCGAATTGCAGGGGCTGCAAACCCGCATTCAGGAGTTTGGTCGGACGGCTGAGCAGTCGCTGCAAACCAAGTACGGTCAGCTGGTAAACCCGGTTGTACAGAAAATTCAGAAAGCGATCGACGCAGTAGCGAAGGAGAACGCGTACACCTACGTTTTCAACCTCGATGCCGGTGCCAACACGACGCCGATTCTGCTGGTAGCGCCTGAAGAAAATAACATCACGGAGCTGGTGCTTCGCAAGATGGGTATCGATCCGTCGAAAATTGCTGCTCCGGCTGCCAATAAGCCTGCAACGACGGGTACGGGTTCGGCCGCTGCTCCAGCCGCGACGCCAAAGAAAAACAAGTAA
- a CDS encoding Ig-like domain-containing protein, protein MNRTAGLLAGLLIGLLWGRTHAQDTKPLRLNFPAQSDWSVVPEGSTVRFDVKANAPTGDTLTFSLRGDKIPEGAEIDSLGHFSWTPAHNLADRIQTRKLVPITFDVRDQHGHSATQTIDFAVLHVNRPPMIGELRPFYVQYKTQNTYKMDPELVHDDDGDPIVFISIPDQMPEGSKLSAQGELIWTLSYNQFKKLKQAPIYIEFWVEDQPAKTRSKGRLKVEVTEMDLPPDIAVIPQETRYKLRENATVDLKFYLSDPNGDDDINEFNFLSDNQQIPKTALVKNTDNQYEFIWQPGFDFVKDPYDSLEAHVTFYVLDKAQNRQERQITFVVKNTVNEAEKDRYYYTQYRQVLVQAWGLIEQLGEKEEQLKRDYKRAKGGKRNRSVANASLGAVTGVSPAITSSNGSQDTQRLISAIGGTAVLTMGTLEATEVIGKSMKDLLDRYNYVLGKKAELQNKGDVFAREFALKSSRRSNEFVKKLDDFRGVMSLSGLVALELDANWQSKKEATDKAVKRTFKDFTMLEEAQ, encoded by the coding sequence ATGAACCGTACGGCCGGTCTACTGGCGGGGTTGCTGATCGGCCTGCTTTGGGGCAGAACCCACGCTCAGGATACAAAACCATTACGTCTTAATTTCCCTGCTCAGTCCGACTGGAGCGTAGTACCGGAAGGCAGCACCGTTCGTTTCGACGTAAAAGCCAACGCGCCTACCGGCGACACGCTGACATTCTCACTTCGGGGCGACAAAATCCCGGAAGGGGCTGAAATCGACTCGCTGGGCCATTTCAGCTGGACACCGGCTCACAACCTGGCCGACCGGATTCAGACGCGTAAGCTGGTGCCCATCACGTTCGACGTACGCGATCAGCACGGGCATTCAGCGACCCAAACCATTGACTTCGCGGTGCTGCACGTCAACCGTCCACCCATGATTGGCGAACTGCGTCCCTTTTACGTACAGTATAAGACGCAGAATACCTATAAAATGGACCCCGAACTGGTTCATGACGACGATGGTGACCCGATCGTGTTTATTTCAATCCCGGATCAGATGCCGGAGGGCAGCAAGCTCTCCGCACAGGGTGAACTGATCTGGACCTTGTCGTACAATCAGTTCAAGAAACTCAAGCAGGCACCGATATACATTGAGTTCTGGGTGGAAGATCAACCCGCCAAGACCCGCTCGAAAGGACGGCTCAAAGTCGAAGTGACCGAGATGGACCTGCCGCCCGATATCGCCGTTATTCCGCAGGAAACCCGCTACAAGCTTCGCGAAAACGCCACCGTCGATCTGAAATTCTATCTGTCAGACCCGAATGGCGACGACGATATCAACGAATTTAACTTTCTGTCTGACAACCAGCAGATCCCAAAAACGGCGCTGGTTAAGAATACCGACAATCAGTACGAATTCATCTGGCAACCCGGTTTCGACTTCGTTAAAGACCCCTACGATTCACTGGAAGCGCACGTAACGTTTTACGTGCTCGATAAGGCGCAGAACCGGCAGGAACGGCAAATTACGTTTGTAGTGAAGAACACCGTCAACGAAGCGGAGAAAGACCGGTACTACTATACTCAATACCGGCAGGTACTGGTACAGGCCTGGGGTCTGATTGAGCAGTTGGGCGAAAAAGAGGAACAGCTGAAGCGCGACTACAAACGAGCCAAAGGCGGCAAGCGGAACCGCTCGGTTGCCAACGCATCATTAGGTGCCGTTACAGGCGTGTCACCTGCTATTACGAGTAGTAATGGCAGTCAGGATACGCAGCGGCTTATCTCAGCTATTGGCGGCACGGCCGTGTTGACGATGGGCACGCTGGAAGCCACCGAAGTAATCGGCAAGTCCATGAAAGACTTACTCGATCGATACAACTATGTACTCGGAAAGAAAGCGGAATTGCAGAACAAAGGCGACGTATTCGCTCGAGAGTTTGCGCTCAAATCAAGTCGGCGTAGCAACGAATTTGTCAAAAAACTCGACGATTTC